The Candidatus Bathyarchaeota archaeon genome includes a region encoding these proteins:
- a CDS encoding CBS domain-containing protein: MPLVRDVMTKEVITFSPETTIREVCETFHKYNISGAPVVNEKREVIGLVSESDIIRLGERSPILTKLEHYLPLQISLGIKDYKLKQMLNAIKDIGGKSVAEVMTQKLVTVSMDTGIVEAASIMKKKNINRLPVVDKEKKLVGIVSRQDIIRGFYLQV; the protein is encoded by the coding sequence ATGCCTCTAGTGAGAGATGTAATGACGAAAGAAGTAATAACGTTCAGCCCTGAAACCACTATACGAGAAGTTTGTGAGACCTTTCATAAGTACAATATTAGCGGCGCACCAGTGGTTAACGAGAAAAGAGAAGTGATTGGACTTGTCAGCGAGTCAGATATTATCCGCTTAGGTGAGCGGTCTCCGATATTAACGAAGCTTGAACACTACCTGCCACTTCAGATAAGCCTAGGTATCAAAGATTACAAGCTAAAACAAATGCTGAATGCAATAAAGGATATTGGAGGCAAAAGTGTAGCTGAAGTGATGACTCAAAAGCTCGTAACCGTCTCAATGGATACAGGCATAGTTGAAGCGGCAAGTATAATGAAGAAGAAAAACATCAACAGACTGCCTGTTGTTGACAAGGAAAAGAAGCTCGTTGGGA
- a CDS encoding CBS domain-containing protein has protein sequence MKARDIMSKEVITLNPDDTAALVAEKFLKNNINGAPVMDDEKVVGFVSEKNLVNLISEIFESSIGTLASALPPIISDRLLKIEVDELFRDFERAQKVKIKEIMTKKSITILPETLIEKVAEIMCEKDVNHLPVVDEDGKLVGIVAREDIIHAITKG, from the coding sequence TTGAAGGCAAGGGATATAATGTCGAAGGAAGTAATAACATTGAACCCTGATGACACAGCAGCGTTAGTTGCAGAAAAGTTTCTAAAGAATAACATCAATGGAGCACCAGTTATGGATGACGAAAAAGTTGTTGGGTTTGTAAGTGAGAAAAATCTGGTAAACCTGATAAGTGAAATATTCGAAAGTTCGATAGGTACACTTGCCTCCGCTTTGCCGCCAATAATATCAGATAGGTTACTTAAAATCGAAGTGGATGAGCTTTTTAGGGATTTCGAGAGAGCTCAAAAGGTGAAGATCAAAGAGATTATGACGAAAAAATCAATCACTATTCTCCCTGAAACTTTGATTGAAAAAGTTGCGGAAATAATGTGTGAGAAAGATGTGAACCATCTGCCAGTCGTAGATGAGGATGGAAAGCTAGTTGGGATAGTTGCCAGGGAAGATATTATACATGCAATCACAAAAGGCTAA
- a CDS encoding DUF2330 domain-containing protein, with the protein MKGVHLQKLRFICVVALFLLVSLRFPSVYADRGLIPIEPDVSVYEPGQKAILAWNGHEEIMILSTDVTSSQETLVLEILPLPSKPTVEAASFQSFNEVQNLIWNEGLNMFMYGNKGEVRSNSVEVVFHEEIGAHNITVVKASDTSELSSWMDSFLENSGVDDVVSLGSFESVVEDYMNRGFRYYALDLITVSSEERSVDPILYKFNSDFLYYPLVITSPVGGDTEITLFVLTEDKIVKNYSPFRKVGYRLPKGGWTPIETVLSKGDLSKIDLRIGEIFQYKAWLTVLKYDGKVNWLNRDLMISGVAQTPETTINIDVSFLPILVVLSILLGATSTLAGVVVTLLVIRSKPRKETNEPPRLEKESSLK; encoded by the coding sequence CTGAAGGGTGTCCATTTGCAGAAACTTCGTTTTATTTGTGTAGTTGCGTTGTTTTTATTGGTTTCCCTGCGTTTCCCTTCTGTTTATGCTGATAGAGGCTTGATTCCCATTGAACCTGATGTCTCAGTCTACGAGCCCGGACAGAAAGCAATCCTTGCATGGAACGGACACGAGGAAATAATGATACTCTCAACAGACGTAACCTCCAGTCAAGAAACCCTAGTCTTAGAGATTCTTCCTCTTCCTTCAAAACCTACTGTGGAGGCTGCAAGCTTCCAATCCTTCAATGAGGTTCAAAACCTGATTTGGAATGAAGGCTTAAACATGTTCATGTACGGTAACAAAGGTGAAGTTCGCTCTAATAGTGTTGAAGTTGTTTTCCACGAAGAAATAGGCGCCCACAACATCACAGTCGTCAAAGCAAGCGACACCTCCGAACTAAGCAGCTGGATGGACAGCTTTCTGGAAAACAGTGGTGTTGATGACGTGGTGTCTCTAGGAAGCTTTGAGTCTGTAGTTGAAGACTACATGAATAGAGGCTTCCGTTACTACGCTCTAGATTTGATAACTGTCTCCTCGGAGGAAAGAAGCGTTGACCCAATACTCTACAAATTCAACTCAGACTTCCTTTACTACCCTCTGGTCATTACAAGCCCAGTAGGGGGAGACACAGAGATAACGCTTTTTGTCCTCACTGAGGACAAGATAGTGAAAAATTATTCTCCATTCCGAAAAGTAGGCTACAGACTTCCCAAAGGAGGTTGGACGCCAATAGAGACCGTGCTTTCAAAAGGCGACTTATCCAAAATAGACCTCAGAATAGGAGAAATCTTCCAGTATAAAGCCTGGCTAACAGTCCTCAAATACGATGGAAAGGTGAATTGGCTAAACAGGGACTTGATGATTTCGGGTGTTGCCCAAACTCCCGAAACAACAATAAACATTGATGTGTCCTTTCTACCCATTCTAGTTGTCCTTTCCATTCTCCTTGGAGCAACATCCACCTTAGCCGGAGTCGTGGTAACCCTTCTGGTGATCAGGTCAAAACCTAGAAAAGAGACCAATGAACCGCCACGTTTAGAAAAAGAAAGTAGCCTTAAGTAG